In Palaemon carinicauda isolate YSFRI2023 chromosome 18, ASM3689809v2, whole genome shotgun sequence, a genomic segment contains:
- the LOC137658045 gene encoding cornifin-A-like, producing MTPSQTLQKTSVQTFQMTPHSDIPEDIHSNITEDIHSDIPEDIYLGIAKDIHSDIPDDIHSDFQEDIHSVIPDDTHSDIPEDIQSAIPEDIQPDVPEGIHSDIPDDTHQDIPDDIYSDIPDDNHSYIPDDIHSAIPEDIHSDITEVIHSDIPDDIHLDIPDDIHSDIPRDIHSEIPEDIR from the coding sequence ATGACACCCAGTCAGACACTCCAGAAGACATCCGTTCAGACATTCCAGATGACCCCTCATTCAGACATTCCAGAAGATATCCATTCAAACATTACAGAGGATatccattcagacattccagaAGACATATATTTAGGCATTGCAAAAGAcatccattcagacattccagaTGACATCCATTCAGACTTTCAAGAAGACATCCATTCAGTCATTCCAGATGACACCCACTCAGACATTCCAGAAGACATACAATCAGCCATTCCAGAAGACATCCAACCAGATGTTCCAGAAGGcatccattcagacattccagaTGACACTCATCAGGACATTCCAGATGACATATATTCAGACATTCCAGATGACAACCATTCATATATTCCAGATGACATACATTCAGCCATTCCAGAAGATATCCATTCAGACATTACAGAAGTCATACATTCAGACATCCCAGATGACATCCATTTAGACATTCCAGATGACATCCATTCAGACATTCCAAGAGACATCCATTCAGAAATTCCAGAAGACATCCGTTGA
- the LOC137658046 gene encoding clumping factor A-like — MINKTSLVMAIELRLICCDQSDIPPSPAHTGHRGHENWTNPRHIPDDNHSDIPDDTHSDIPDGIHSDIPETIHSDSPGDTKSDTAEDIRSDIPDDPHSDIPEDIHSDISEDIHSGIPEDIHSDIPEDIHSDIPEDTHSDIPEDIHSDIPEDVHSDIPEDIHSDIPENIHSDSPEDIHSDIPKDIHSDISEDIHLIIPEGTHSAIPEDTHSDIPEDMHTDIPEDVHSDIPDNNHLDIPDDIHSDIQTFQKTFHSDIPDDLYLDIPDDIHSVILENIHSDIPEYIHSDISDDIHSDIPEDIHSGTPVDIPLDINPDIPDHSDIPEDIHSDIPEDIHSVIPEDIYSDTPDDIHSDIPEDVHSDIPDNNHLDIPDDIHSDIQIFQKTSIQTFQKTSIQSSQKTSIQTLQMTSIQTFQKMSIQTFQITTI; from the exons ACATTCCAGATGACAACCATTCAGACATTCCAGATGACACCCATTCAGACATTCCAGATGGCATCCATTCAGATATTCCAGAAACCATCCATTCAGACAGTCCAGGTGACACCAAGTCAGACACTGCAGAAGACATCCGTTCAGACATTCCAGATGACCCTCATTCAGACATTCCAGAAGACATCCATTCAGACATTTCAGAAGACATACATTCAGGCATTCCAGAAGATATTCATTCAGACATTCCAGAAGAcatccattcagacattccagaGGATACCCATTCAGACATTCCAGAAGACATACATTCAG ACATTCCAGAAGACGTCCATTCAGACATTCCTGAAGAcatccattcagacattccagaAAACATCCATTCAGACAGTCCAGAAGACATCCATTCAGACATTCCAAAAGACATCCATTCCGACATTTCAGAAGACATCCATTTAATCATTCCAGAGGGCACCCATTCAGCCATTCCAGAAGACACCCATTCAGACATTCCAGAAGACATGCATACAGACATTCCAGAAGATGTCCATTCAGACATTCCAGATAACAACCATTTAGACATTCCAGATGACATCCATTCAGACATTCAAACATTCCAGAAGACATTCCATTCAGACATTCCAGATGACCTCTATTTAGACATTCCAGATGACATCCATTCAGTCATCCTAGAAAAcatccattcagacattccagaATACATCCATTCAGACATCTCAGATGAcatccattcagacattccagaAGACATACATTCAGGCACTCCAGTTGACATTCCATTAGACATAAATCCAGACATTCCGGACCATTCAGACATTCCAGAAGAcatccattcagacattccagaAGACATCCATTCAGTCATCCCAGAAGACATCTATTCAGACACTCCAGATGAcatccattcagacattccagaAGATGTCCATTCAGACATTCCAGATAACAACCATTTAGACATTCCAGATGACATCCATTCAGACATTCAAATATTCCAGAAGAcatccattcagacattccagaAGACATCCATTCAGTCATCCCAGAAGACATCTATTCAGACACTCCAGATGAcatccattcagacattccagaAGATGTCCATTCAGACATTCCAGATAACAACCATTTAG